Proteins from one Zalophus californianus isolate mZalCal1 chromosome Y, mZalCal1.pri.v2, whole genome shotgun sequence genomic window:
- the LOC118356655 gene encoding gamma-taxilin-like, translating into MKILQKKQAQIVKEKVHLQSEHSKAVLARNKLESLCRELQCHNRTLKEENTQQAQEEEEHRKEATARFQFTLDEIQAQLEQHDIHNAKLCQENTELGEKLKKLVEQYALREEHIDKVFKHKELQQQLVDARLQQTTQLIEEADEKHQREREFFLKEATESRYKYEEMKQQEVQLKQQLSLYMDKFEEFQTTMAKSNELFTTFRQEMEKMTKKIKKLERDDNMVYQIGK; encoded by the exons ATGAAGATTCTGCAGAAGAAACAAGCCCAGATCGTGAAAGAGAAAGTTCACTTGCAGAGTGAACACAGCAAGGCTGTCTTGGCAAGGAACAAGCTAGAGTCTCTTTGCAGGGAACTTCAGTGTCACAACAGGACATTAAAG gaagaaaatacgCAGCAGGcacaagaagaggaagaacatCGTAAAGAAGCAACTGCACGTTTCCAGTTTACTTTAGATGAAATCCAGGCACAGCTGGAACAACATGACATACACAATGCCAAGCTCTGCCAGGAAAACACTGAACTGGGAGAGAAGCTGAAGAAACTTGTTGAACAGTATGCATTAAGAGAGGAG cATATTGATAAAGTGTTCAAACATAAGGAATTGCAGCAACAGCTTGTGGATGCCAGGCTTCAGCAAACAACACAGCTCATAGAGGAAGCAGATGAAAAAcaccaaagggagagagagttt TTCTTAAAAGAAGCAACAGAATCGAGGTacaaatatgaagaaatgaaacagCAAGAAGTACAATTAAAACAGCAG CTTTCTCTTTATATGGATAAGTTTGAAGAATTCCAGACTACCATGGCAAAAAGCAATGAACTCTTTACAACCTTCCGGCAGGAAATGGAAAAG atgacaaagaaaattaaaaaactggaaagagatGATAATATGGTGTACCaaattggaaaataa